The Aspergillus flavus chromosome 6, complete sequence nucleotide sequence ctatttataattaaaactataactatagaagaattaattaatatatttctaaataaaattatctataaaactagatttttaaGAAgtctaattattaatagagatttattctttattaatatatattagatataattctattaaaatctctatataaaaggctatttaaatactattttctatctataaatagatagatagattaaatattaaaattaaatatttaaaatatatttatagatatatataaattattaataaaataactagataaattaattatctactataaaatttatttataataatactaagaatatatttatagaatatttattttttataatttagtaaaatatagaaCTAGCGatctttagatttaaaactattagattaataatattaaatatattaatagaactatagttaaaaagTTTAgttaatatctaaattaaattagaaaaaaatctaaaaaaaataataaaatagtaaataaaagaatataataagtactataaaattatatagctatatatagaataagaaattctactattaataaaaaatattaagttataataattaaataaaaaactagatttaaaatataatagtctatttataattataaagactattaaagaataagtatattatttataattattaaagatatatagttatatttattttattttttatatattattattaaagctatattactagtatatagaaatagagacTAGAAaagtttaattaattattattaataattaaaaaaaataaaaaatagaagaaatatttatttattaaatatactattaaaagttatagtattttattaaatagaaagaatagttaaattataaaaatttatagaaattaaagaaaaaCTTTAAGAATATTACTAAAgctattatagtttattaaaaaactaataaaatattaaaaatattttattaattataaagaaaagtataattttttttttataaagttttaatatatctctaaaaaatatagtaatattactctttcttttttatttataaaattttaaaatttaataagaatattCTAAgctactatatctatattattaataagaatatttatatagaaagagtaaaataattttattaaattaaaaaaagaaaaatagaaaaatagcttaaaaatataatatagattatttactagtagattttaaataaataaataaaaaattaaataaataaattactataaacTTTTCTAGTctactagattatttttaaaaaaaggctttatattactaagcttctactagatatttattaaatagaatagattataatttatattttacaACGTCGCTAGATATGgatagattttatttaatttattaagataattaatagcttttttaatatacttaattaaattatctatagtttttataatctCTTAACTTAGTGgtaaaatttataaataaataatcttaatctatatagatccCGGTAGTATAAGATATAGcttttttagatatatatactatatatagagctaCTTAATactctaaaatatataaattaaaagtctTTTAATACTagaagaaatattaataaataataatttagtatagtatctatagaatatttataaattattagtattattctattatGCTATACTtagatttagattatttatttattaaaaagaaattaaaaggCGCtagaaaagataatagagattatagtaatagtaaagataatctctagaaaaataaagaaaagtcTTTTTTAAGAGCTAAAGATagaagattattaaaatctctgtaaaaagattagaataatatattttaaattatttaaattagctagaatatatttctactaaactaaaaaatatttatttttaaaaaagaagagtctaatagaatagaaaatagagaagaaaatataaatagggatataaaaagctaataagtatattagctttatttttttataaaaatatattaatagctttttaaaaaataaaaatatttagaaaaaagTACTTATAGAgttttataaagctaattaaatctattttatttttgaaaagatttttataattttataaatggcgttcttatatttatttatttttaaaataatagagatattattaatttataattctagtaatatctctataaaaaagaaagttaaaatttactatactatctatacttttaaagtaatttaaaaaaataaatatagctataagaaatattataatttatagaaataaaaaattttataatattattttaaaagtattctattagtattttaactatttagaactattataaaataatatattagatctctataattttattattaaatatttaaataaagtatatttttatattatgtGGTCTATTAAAGtaagatattaaatatcttagaatttagatataaattaaaataatttatttttttaaagaagGGATAGTTATAACAGTAGATTGTTTTAAgtaattaaatcttttataaataaactacTAGTGGGCTGTtagcttatataatatataaatatatttatattaaaattatatagagaattctaatttttaagcaatttattttattatactagatagaagaactactatataatccTAAATAATCTTGAGCTTTCTAATACTATCTTCCTAAAGCCTATTAGCTGACCGCGCTCTGCAGGcctactatctatagataatagtacGCCGGCAGAGCGCTTAtaataagctataaataatataataatattaaaatattaattagagtaatattagactatatataaaaaataatttaaaaaataaaaatattttattaaataaattacttttaaagaaaatatattagtatttaaaatttaaatctttattaaatattaaaattagatagataaagctatatagatagataaatctctatttattaaattaatttttagatatattttatctaaatattctagctatagtatatagagatataaaattatacattatctaaattaatagaattacttatttttatatagaaatcagaatttatagtattttaattattttaaatttttatatagtgGGTGGTGGGCAACTCACTTGCACAGGCAActcgcttaccgattacgttatCTAGGTATATGGTGGATGATTAAATAGAACCCTTATTACAACCAGAGGCGTTCCACGCCCTTGGTGAAACGATATATCGATAAGACACCCTCAGGGGTTCATAGAAATCCATACTTTTTGGTATGGTAGCCGATGTATCTTCTCAGCGCCGAGGATCCAGATTCGGAACAGAAAAAGATTTTCGCCGACGGCGACGGCTGGAAAAACCTAAGACCTCCGGATAACGGATTTTTCTGATATTCGGCGCGACCTGGCGCGTTCTACATTAATCGATAGACCCCACGCGAGTTTTGGAAAGATGTAATGTACTGAATGGTAATAGACAATTAACACAGTCGGTTGCTGTGAATATACCTTTGTACAATGGACTTGCAGTAAAGGCTGTGATTGAGATCAGTGTCTTTTCcatgcttttcttctattaTATTGGGAACTTTTACCTCTGAATCCTTCGCATTAGATAGTCGGGGACTTAGAAAGATAACGTCTATCcttattatatagttaaatatcTTTTAGCTAACCCCCTTCTTCTAACTTCTCCAAGGCAAAAAGTATAGCCAAATATTACGCCATTGTGTTATCGAATAATAGTTATCTCCTGACTCGGGAAGACATATCTAAGATACTATTCGTggttttatattaaatagtgGATTATCCGCAGTTTTCTATTAGCCCTTAGATTTATAGAccatattttctttctaaaTTCCTTTTGACCAGACCCACCCATTTTAATTACAAATAAATTACGTAGtaaaatatagtagatcccAAATTTACACaattttttgactttttatTGTGATCCATAgatcttggccttcttccgTTGTCATGGAGAATGGATTGGTAAAGCCCACGGTGGGGCCACGACCAAGGGGGTCTAAGGTGCGTGGTGAGAGAGAGGTCACGTGTTACCAAATGACGGCTGAGAAAGGCGTCGTTTCGACACCGAAAATGGCAGCCATTTGGTAAATCCGAATTGTTATGCAGAAAGAGATGTTTTCGGAGTCTATTCATCAAAGTTTACACAACTTGTGTTTTACAGTTCGAACATACGTAATTTAGCTTTCACCAATGATATTGTACAGCTGGTGCAGTTATGCTGCCGTTTCAGGTTATAAACTCTGAAAAACCAAGGTTTGACCATGGCGAAGTGGAAGACAGATCATTGGAAATGGTAGGAGGCAGTGGCCTGACTTTCAAATAGGTTTAGAATACTACTATTCGGTcaaagaatattaatagtacTTCAGCCCTCGGCGGAATTGCAATGCCGCAAGTTCAATTTGGGGTTCAACGTATATACCACTGAGGCACGGAATCCGACTGGGAGGCTTTTTTCTAATAAGTTTTATCCAGGtcttgattatatatctataataataactttCGATCTGAGAAGGAATACAATTCCAGCGATCTGGTGTGAAGCAAGCAAGTTACGAATCATAAATCAGTTCATAATATGATCTCAGGTTTTTCCTTGGTCTGGATCGCATTAGAAAGCGCCACATCTACCTTATCTGGACAGGGAATCAATGATACTACTCATGGTTACCATTTATCTCTTGAAAACATGAGTAAATCTTGCAAGCCCTCCCCTCTGGCCTATTTACAAACTTGGTTATAACAGTATCATTGAGCCTAACTAGGCTTACATGTCCTTGAATAAGTCTCATGACACAGTCAGGGTTACATGAAGGCTCTGATTGGCTATATGTCTTTAAAGCACTGACTGGTAAACACGTATTTAGGGTTCTTGGGTGCCTAGGATGATGCTAAGTCGAAGAGCTTCGATGATGCAAAGCCTTTAGTATAGCGCCACCGTAGGTTATAAATATAGCTGTTATCACTGGATGAGCCTTGCTTGTTACATTGCAATTTGATATCTAAACAGAACTGACTTGTTACTGGAAAATCAGACTTTCAATCTTTCCTATACTTTAGTTGAAGCCACTTCAAAAGGCGCCATGGCACCCCAAGACTGGAAGGCTCCAGCCGTTGCGGATGCCGATAAGccagaggaaaagaaaaaaatccGAGCATATTTACAGTCACTCGGATATCTGGATATTTCCAAAAGCCCCGATGGCGGATTCTCAAAGGCGGAGGATTATGCTGCCATCCGTAAGTTTCAACATTTCTACGGACTAAAAGATGTAACCGGGTCCTACAATGAGAAAACACGGCAGGCCATGACAGAAAAGCGCTGTGGTATCCCCGAAAACAATGTACTTGCAAGCTTCAACACCGGTCCTCCCAAGTGGAACAAACGGGCCATTTTTTGGAAACTGAAGAATGAGTCCCAGCACCTGGGATATGAGGATGCCAAAAATCAAATCGAAGAAGCTTTTGCTGAATGGCAGAAATACTTCCGATATCCCCAGATAAAGGAGtcggaagatgaggaagaagatatcaGTATTGAGTTTACTCAAACTCATCATGGAGATGGTTACCCATTTGACGGCCCTGGGAACGTGCTCGCCCATGCGTTCTTCCCACTTCCTAGCAGTGGCGTGCCGGCTGGTGATATGCATTTTGATGAAGCAGAAAAGTGGACCACCACATTCCTGCGACAGGTGGCTTTGCATGAACTCGGTCATTCACTTGGGCTTTCCCATTCTAGTGACCCCAATTCAGTCATGTGGCCTTGGTTCAACGGCAAGTCCAAGCTCGAACGTGACGATATTGCGCGGATCCAAGCTCTTTATCCTGACCATACCCTGGGCTCGACCAGAAATATTCGACATAATGCTTGGAGCAATAGCGTTACTCATATAGCGCGAATCTAATGCAGACTGTTGTGGGTACTGTATGTGTGTATTCTTGATTGCGTGCTTTTATCGCGCCAGATGTATTCTAAAAGAGCTTGACAGAATGTTGAATTTATAAGCTCAGAATAGCATTCCTACGAGGCAGGTGTTAAGACTGATCCATTACAATGAATTCAGAATAGAGCTAGCATACTTGTATTCGCCATAATTGCTCATGGTTTGTTGCGCGTCTGTGCCGTAGCAAGCCCATACAATGTCTAAAAGCATGGCATTGAGGTTGAAGGGCTGTAATTGGTAAGGCACTACAGTATAAAGTCACtagaataaaagaataaGTAAAACAAATGTTATTCTACCTTTGCAATTCTGGCGAACACAAGAAGCCGTTGGTATTAGTAATTTCCTTTACAGACGGGGCTGTATTACTCTAACCTAATGTCTGGACACTTGGTCCAGCCTGCTCAGTAGCCATCTCTCTGAGTGACATTATCATGCCCGTATTGATCGTCGAACCGAGTTGTCAATGGCTGCCATGCCCATCAAGTAGCAGAAGGCAATATCGGCCAGTATATCGACCAGTAGTAGGTATAAACGTCTGGTGTAACCAACCTAGACATATTACGTCGGTCGACTAACCATTTGCATCTGTTTCCATACGCCAATGTGGTGGTAGATCCGTCTCCTACCAGCCCTCAACATGGTCCTCGCCTTTAAAGATAATACAAGGTGGAAGGGCCCAACCAGTAGAGTCAATAGACTCAATATAAATAACTCATCTCCAGATTTCCTGGCTGTAGTAGTTTAGATTTTCCATACATTCCTGCTCTGGTAACTAGTTTAGTGGTAAATATCGAGCCTATTGCAACACCAGTCTCATCAACGTTGTAGATATTGTCCGGTCTAATGCCATACTGCATTATAGTGATCTGAGCCCGATTGAACCCCTTACGTATAAGTTCGGCATCCTTACACTTAGCGCGTTCATTGCTACAGCGGCGGGAAAACGAGTTTTTAGCTCATCTCTGCGTCTGCGTTGAATCAAATCATATACCCATTTTTCACCAACTGTAGTAGGAGCGGTATCGCCACGTTTAGCAAGTAGAATATTGGCCATTTTGGTATatgccccccccccccccccctcccccccgGCGCCTCCCGGCTCCACGTCGATATAATGATATAGTCGAGTGTACCAATGATTCCTCTTCATTTTGAGTCATTTTATGGCCATTGGCGCGTGCTTCAGCGCGAAAGGTATGCTCCTTAATCGTTCTTGAGGCGTACAATAAGGAACATTAAAAAGACGTGAGTTTTCCTGAATACTGCTTATGTTCTAATCTTTTGAAGCTGAAGTGGCTAATAAGATCCTTTATTCCTGCTCCGCTTGAGCCTTTGTGCTTTTAAGCATTTTTGGCTGTATGGTTAGTGGTCGAAAAGTTTCATTTCTGAAAAAGACGCGCGGGGTGCCGCATTCCATTAGCAGGCTTCAAGTTGACCGGCTCGCTTAGTTACATGCTCTTCTTGGTGGATTGTGTTGTTCGGATATcgattctttcttctgctctcTTCAGTTTCAATACTCTTGCTGCGAGCTCTAGATTGTGGAATAGcttgaagaatatgataATCATATTTTGAGCCATGGCAGTGACAAGGGTTGGGCTCCGCCGGAGTCTAGAACCAAGATCAACCAGATAGTAAATGAAAATATTGGTGCCTTTATCTTAACATAACCTTGTTAATTGGGTTGGAAAAGCTCCGAAACAAAACTGTCAGGTTTTCAAAGCTAGCCATTAATAAATTTACATTACGGCAGGCAAGACTCGTCTGCTTTCTCAATGATAAGGCTGGGCCTATCACTGTATACCACACAGTAACAAGAGAGAGTTATCAAATTcccaaaaaagcaaatcgAGCCTTCAATACATTCTTATTTTCAccttgctttcctcttccgacTTAGATGGTCAGGAGTTTGATGTCATCTTTAAAATGGCCATCAAATCTCACACTAACATCATAGTGAAACCATACCTCTGCGCTGTGTATCAGTAAATTGGATTAAAAGACAGGAAGAATACCTAGAATTGGCTGTACCATTTccattttttaaatatagcCGTACCTCTCCTTTCgcgaggaagagatcaatCCTTCCCACAACACCGTCGTTCAAGTTGCCGAAAAGGTTGAGGATATGCGCACCAAATACCTCAAGCCGGATACCTACCTCCAAAGTGCTGGTATCAATATAGCCAACAATCTAAAAACTAGTCAGAATATAATCTTGAGTGGGGGAGCATCAAGCATTCCTTGGCTGGCCCGAAGGAGAAATCAACCTCATGCACAGCCCGGGAATCAACAGGAGGGGCTATAGGCAGAGAATTGACTGTTGGGATTTGCTTGGCGTTGAAGACAGTAGGATGGCCgtccttctttgcctcctgTTCCACGGCGACAACAAATCCTGGCTGAGTTAGCAAAGATCAGTCAGGTGATTCCTCATACATACCGGCGCGGACTTCACCAGTTCGTTCTGCCATTGTGCGTTATGGATGCTAGTTTAACTGGTTGTCAATGTACTGGAATATTTCTGATGAAGAGTTGATAAACACCGAGAGGAAATTTTGCCTATATTTATAGTCTAAGATTACATATTAGGTACTGGTAGACAAAGTAATATTACGTAGGTATGATCAGTCATAACATCCAGGCCTACTGGTTGAGGTAACCCTCACAGCATCTTAGTCTTTACTTCATTGGCTTTTAGTCCGAATACATGGTCTAGACCATGACAAGTTGTAAGTCTagacaatgaagatgatgcaaGCAGCTTTTAACCCACGCCAAGTCTTATGCAGCCAGATAGTAAACTGTTGTAAGTCTATGTCCGATCCTATTACCCACTTTATTGACTTAAATGTTACAGTGACATTCTATAATGATCTCACTCTTGTAGTCAACGTGTAGTTCTTGCCTTTCGCGGGTGACTAGTGAACCTAGTGAATTGGAAAGGATTGCAACATAGTACTTGCGTATTTGTCCTGATCGTGACATCTAAGTTATAGTAAGTTGCAAATGAACCTTTACTCGCACTTACCTGGGGCCTTCGGTGACTCCTCACCGGCTCAAGACAGACCGGACTCAACAAGTCCACAAAGGTTTGGAAGCATGAGTTACGGGAGTGATGCCCTGTACCGGTGTATACTAACCTACTGTAACTAAATTCTGGATGTCActttaaaatctaataaatgAGCATGGATAAGTTCTTGTGGTACTGGTTATGATAGAGTTGGATGCAACAAAGGCTTTTGGTGCACGATTGTCCACTTGCTCTTTCCGTAGCTTCTGGGCCAGCATCGACTCAAGGAAGAGCTTTCAGAGACGAATAAGCAGAAACACTGGTTTTTGTGATCATCTGCCCGATGAACCAGTACGTGAGTATCATACAAGGGCTCCAGTCCAGCAATTTACTGGGGGATTGAGGATCCTAGATGAAACCATTTACTATTATGcaatcaagagaaaaagagagagggttTATCCGTGATGTTATACTGGTATAAAGTGCTGTCTTCAGCATAGCTCTGTGCGCTCTCTCATTACAGAATTAGAAATAGCAGCTCCAATTCACaccaaaggcaaaggaataGAACTGTCTTTGTACCAGAATCTATCAGATTCTTCATTATATACTTTGTAAACTGACCACTCACAGTTGTTGGCTTTTTACAGATGCTTGCAGATCAATGCTAGCGCCAAATGTCAATGATCCAAGGTTGAAGACCCATCTATACTTTGTGCCTCAATGGATATATTATCCCTAGTAAAACTCAAAAATATCTGTCATAACCGTAGCGGGTAACACCTGTTTAAGACGAATGACGAAAACACGTTGCAGTCAAGTTAGCGCATACCTCATTTCCGCATCGAAATATGGTCGAAGTCGCTCATTGGTTCTGTGTACATCCGTTCAAGAACCCATGCTACCCTGCTGACTAAAGTGGACACCTCACTTTTCGCCTTAGAGTTGTTGAATTATTTCTCATCGTGACGATCACTGCAGCGCGGGGGCGCTCATACGCGAGGTCTAATGATAAATAGCTACGGATCTATGGGTGCAGTATCTtgagcttcatcatcctcaactcACGCTGTGTATACTCCCGATCTTCCTGGACTAAAAGGCCCTCTGTATAAGCTATCTGACGATTAGatagcttttttttctgctgTAGTTCCAAGACTGTAGCCTGTAATATTGATTTTCTCGAGTTAAATAGCCCCATGGTTGTATATAATTTCACACCTCTTAATCAGCTAATTAAACCAGCTTTAGTAGGAGAACAAGGGCTCTGTGCATGACCTCTTAGTACTCCCTTGATTGCCTACCTTTTTAGCTGCTTGATATTGTAAGGTGTTTTTGGTGCTGGCTTAATTGCTCGACTGCCTGGTGGTATAGGAATATCAAGTATTCTCTGTAGTAAACGCTATGATCGAGCGTCAGAATAGCTCTTGATAAATGTTATGGATTTCCTTCTATAGATGGGCCGAGGCATCCAGTATCTTCATAGATCATACGATCTTCATGGTAGCCAATGTCCATATGACGGAACCCAGACAATCCTGCCCCAAATCAATCACGTCAAatttagcttttttttataggCCCGTATCGTGATTACAGCTGTCGAAACAAAGCAGCAACAGAGCACTTGATTACCTATTAAACCAATTGCACTGCTGATGGAAAGAATCGAAAATTGTACTTAAGTAAAATAAGCCTAGTACAATGCAGTATAGAATAGTGTTGAGCTCCGCTGTTGATTAGCAATCTACGACTAAGCAATGCACCTCTCTCGATTGTTACACAATAAGCCAACAATCTATAATACTGTCAAAAACCCACTTATGGTTATAAAATAACAAATAGTTATTGTAGCCGGATTGGTAAACTTTGAAATTTAGCATTTACTCTGGGCTACTACCTAGATGTGTAAAAAGGATTGCAATTCATCTACTGCAAAAACTATTTCGATGGTAGGTAGTAATTAATACGTTTAGAGACATGGTTGACAAAACCATATTATCAGACTAGtaactagataataaaagACTCAATATTGATTTGGTCAAGTAGGGTATAGATAAGGCCTGCGTTATCTGGGCTCTAGTGTCATCTGAGAAGCATGAGCTGCTTTGCTAAATTCTGAACCAATTACCGTTGGCGGCTTCCTCATACCACGAGTTCAGTTAAGGTTTTACTGAGTCTTGGCCAACCACTAGTGCACTTAAGAGCGGCCAATTTCCCATGAAGCAATTGTGTTAGTACTACGCaagggttttttttttttttttttttttcttttctccaaatAAAGGTATCACATCAGGACTATCTCAACAGGAAGagtttctatattttttgtATAGTCGAGATTTTAATGAGGGAAAATGGGATCAATAGCTTAGAAACTAAGCCATTTGGAAGGACGGTGCACTTCATTCGTTTAAACAGTGGTAGTTCAGATGATGTGAAGACCTTTCCAACGGGTGGAAATGTTTAATCAAATAGGAAGTAGTCTCCTGTCCTATGGCATCAACAGATTCAATCTGTAGAAATCATG carries:
- a CDS encoding putative matrix metallo proteinase, with amino-acid sequence MAPQDWKAPAVADADKPEEKKKIRAYLQSLGYLDISKSPDGGFSKAEDYAAIRKFQHFYGLKDVTGSYNEKTRQAMTEKRCGIPENNVLASFNTGPPKWNKRAIFWKLKNESQHLGYEDAKNQIEEAFAEWQKYFRYPQIKESEDEEEDISIEFTQTHHGDGYPFDGPGNVLAHAFFPLPSSGVPAGDMHFDEAEKWTTTFLRQVALHELGHSLGLSHSSDPNSVMWPWFNGKSKLERDDIARIQALYPDHTLGSTRNIRHNAWSNSVTHIARI